One stretch of Lucilia cuprina isolate Lc7/37 chromosome 6, ASM2204524v1, whole genome shotgun sequence DNA includes these proteins:
- the LOC111688870 gene encoding sarcosine dehydrogenase, mitochondrial — MWRISKNIVRHITPKAQQQTIKTVPVLQQKLKFSTEQKTAKTEVTVPSSADVVIIGGGSAGCHTLYHLAKRGVKAVLLERAKLTAGTTWHTAGLVWRLRPNDVDIQLLANSRNMLMQLEEETGLDPGWIQNGGVFIAHSDTRLDEYRRLATVGNALGIENYVLTPEETQKVFPLLDPKSFIGALYSPGDGVVDPAMLCTALTRAASKNGGKVIENCSVEDLVVENTGRGKKIVGVATPYGTIKTNTVVNATGVWGRDLIEKHGSFLPLIPMKHAYILSESIPGVRGLPNIRDHDYSIYFRIQGDAIQMGGYEPNPILLDPVAKDFHFGLYDLDWSVFDAHLNGAVKLCPSYGDYGVKSTVCGPESFTPDHKPLMGPDTVISGLYHNCGFNSAGMMFGGGCGEQTALWVINGKPDLPMFGFDLRRFTDKQSQATQWINEKSHESYAKNYSMVFKYDQPLAGRNFQKDPLHEDMLSYNAFMEEKQGWERPGFFLQKPAPALPYDWYGSYGNERHKDCAYESVLDGDLKYGSFSEHHNLIGEEAMACRNNAVVFNMSYFCKLYLEGPDAQKAADWIFSANTNRDVKKTVYTCALNNSGGVEADVTISRLNSGSGAPHDPKFDGQGYYIVAGGASAYYTYTMMVDEIRKQGFNCTVRDVTADLGVISIQGPKSRDILQNIVQCELSDENVAPNGTVLTQCAGYDVRLLRVSFVGELGYELHVPKEYCSQVYRALMKAGEPQQLRNAGYRALYSLSSEKGYHLWSFDLRPDDTPLEAGLGFTCRKQGVYKGKEAIDQQRKEGIKKRLVYLTLDEQVPIWGLEGVYRNGQPVGFLRRAEYAYYLGKPLGQTYIQRTDGEKIDNEYIKTGDYEIDVLGKRYKAKCHLRSPFDPEGKRVLGNY, encoded by the exons atgtggagaataagtaaaaatattgtcaGGCATATAACGCCAAAGGCtcaacaacaaacaattaaaactgTGCCTGTATTACAGCAAAAGTTAAAATTCAGCACAGAACAAAAAACAGCAAAGACTGAGGTGACAGTGCCTTCCTCAGCGGATGTTGTTATAATTGGTGGCGGCTCGGCTGGCTGTCATACTTTATATCATTTAGCCAAACGTGGCGTTAAAGCAGTTCTATTGGAACGTGCCAAACTAACAGCCGGTACCACCTGGCATACCGCCGGTTTGGTATGGCGTCTACGACCAAATGATGTGGATATACAATTGTTGGCGAATTCACGTAATATGCTAATGCAATTGGAAGAGGAGACTGGTTTGGATCCTGGCTGGATACAAAATGGTGGAGTATTTATAGCTCACTCAGAT ACCCGTTTAGATGAATACCGCCGTTTGGCCACAGTGGGCAATGCTTTAGGCATTGAAAACTATGTACTCACCCCCGAAGAAACACAGAAAGTGTTCCCTCTATTAGATCCTAAATCTTTTATTGGTGCTTTATATTCACCCGGCGATGGTGTTGTGGATCCAGCTATGTTGTGTACCGCTTTAACAAGGGCGGCTAGTAAAAATGGCGGTAAAGTGATAGAGAATTGTTCAGTGGAAGATTTAGTGGTGGAAAATACGGGACGAGGTAAAAAGATAGTGGGTGTTGCTACCCCATATGGCACCATTAAAACAAATACTGTGGTCAATGCCACCGGTGTTTGGGGTAGAGATTTGATAGAAAAACATGGCTCATTTTTGCCTTTAATACCTATGAAACATGCATATATATTATCGGAATCGATACCTGGTGTTAGAGGTTTGCCTAATATACGTGATCATGATTATTCTATATACTTTAGAATACAAGGTGATGCCATACAAATGGGTGGTTATGAACCAAATCCTATTTTATTAGATCCTGTAGCTAAAGATTTTCATTTTGGATTGTACGATTTGGATTGGTCGGTATTCGATGCTCATTTAAACGGTGCCGTTAAGTTGTGTCCTTCTTATGGTGATTATGGTGTGAAGAGTACTGTATGTGGTCCTGAGTCTTTTACCCCAGATCACAAACCTTTAATGGGACCAGATACTGTTATTAGCGGTTTGTATCataattgtggttttaattcgGCTGGCATGATGTTTGGTGGCGGCTGTGGTGAACAAACTGCTTTGTGGGTCATTAATGGCAAACCAGATTTGCCCATGTTTGGTTTTGATCTCCGTCGTTTTACCGACAAACAAAGTCAGGCTACGCAATGGATTAATGAGAAGTCCCATGAAAGCTATGCCAAAAATTACAGTATGGTCTTTAAATACGATCAACCTTTGGCTGGACGTAATTTCCAAAAAGATCCCCTACATGAAGATATGCTTTCCTATAATGCTTTTATGGAAGAGAAACAGGGATGGGAACGTCCTGgattctttttacaaaaacctgCACCCGCATTACCCTACGATTGGTATGGTAGTTATGGTAATGAACGTCATAAGGACTGTGCGTATGAAAGTGTATTGGATGGAGATTTAAAATATGGAAGTTTTTCGGAACATCACAATTTG ATTGGTGAAGAGGCCATGGCATGTCGTAACAATGCTGTGGTATTTAATATGAGCTATTTTTGTAAACTCTATTTGGAAGGACCCGATGCCCAAAAGGCCGCCGATTGGATATTTTCGGCGAATACTAATCGCGAtgttaaaaa AACCGTTTATACCTGCGCTCTTAACAATTCGGGTGGCGTAGAAGCCGATGTAACCATATCACGTCTTAATTCTGGCTCCGGTGCTCCCCACGATCCTAAATTTGATGGACAAGGCTATTATATTGTAGCAGGAGGTGCTTCAGCATACTACACCTATACCATGATGGTAGATGAAATTCGCAAACAAGGTTTCAATTGTACAGTGCGTGATGTTACCGCTGACCTGGGTGTTATTTCCATACAGGGACCTAAATCAAGagatattttacaaaacataGTGCAATGTGAACTTAGCGATGAGAATGTGGCGCCAAATGGCACAGTATTAACCCAATGTGCTGGGTACGATGTACGTTTATTACGTGTTAGTTTTGTAGGAGAACTAGGCTATGAATTGCATGTACCCAAAGAGTATTGTTCCCAGGTCTATAGGGCTTTAATGAAGGCGGGAGAACCACAACAATTAAGAAATGCCGGCTATCGTGCTTTATACTCGTTGAGTAGTGAAAAGGGTTATCATTTGTGGAGTTTTGATTTAAGACCTGATGATACCCCCTTGGAGGCGGGTTTGGGATTCACTTGTCGTAAACAGGGTGTTTACAAGGGCAAGGAGGCCATTGATCAACAACGCAAAGAGGGCATTAAGAAACGTTTGGTATATTTAACATTGGATGAGCAAGTACCCATTTGGGGCTTGGAAGGTGTTTATAGAAATGGCCAACCTGTGGGTTTCTTGCGCAGGGCAGAGTATGCCTATTATCTGGGCAAACCTTTGGGACAAACCTATATACAAAGAACAGATGGTGAAAAAATCGATAATGAATATATTAAAACGGGTGACTATGAAATCGATGTTCTGGGAAAACGTTATAAAGCCAAATGTCATTTGAGAAGTCCTTTCGATCCCGAGGGCAAACGTGTATTAGGTAACTATTAA